GGAATTCCACGAGCTCTGATGTGGTCATTCGCTTTGCACGTAATGCGTGCAGTATCTGGCGTCGGCTCTCATCGTTAAGTGCATGGAAGGCTGCAACAGCGTCGTCACCAGATAAGATTCTCATGGTGTCCATCGTTCCGGCCCCATTCAACATTGACGGTTCTATTCAAGGCAGACCCTGTTATGGTTTTCGAGGCAGCGTCCTCCCGCAGTTCCCAACGTCACGATGCTCCGCTGCGGAAGAGCAGAGGATACGTGGCCTGAAACTATGCCGGAACGTATATCCATTGCCGCATATCCTGAAGACATGGAACACGTTTGATGAGCTTCTTCTTCAGTAGTTTTCTGAGTGCATATCTAACAGTGCGTGGTGCAAAGGACACCTTGTCCAGTAATTGTTTCGGTGTGACCCCGTTTCGGCCAGTGGTTCGGAGTATGTCCAGCACTATCATCTGGCTCTTGGTCAACTTCATCTCCTTGAGCTCTTCGCGGAGCTCCGCTTCGGTCATCATATGATCATTCTCCTAGAGGTATCAGCCGAATCTGAAATCGGTGATAGAAGACACTTCGGCCAATGCGATGTGATTTGTACTACCAAAAGAGCATATTAATCTATCGCAGCTGCGATTGTGATGTCGCAGTCTGGGCCTGCGGTATTATACCAATGTGTAAGTCATGAGAGGACTCTGCAGACTCGGAATACTGAATGGGATGGACAGCACACGGTGATATCGGGCCTAGTGTCGCCGTTCTGACAGACACTCCACTCGGAGGCAATTGTCGATGTCATTGGTGAGTTCAGTGTACAAGCCGCATTGTATGCGCGGAAATGCTTTAATCAGCGACGGGGCGATTACCAGTGACTCCTATGAGAAAAGCCGCCATACTCGCAGCTGGGGACTCCACTCGGATGCTTCCGCTCTCAGCCAATATGCCGAAACACCTACTACCAGTCGGCGGCAGTCCGCTGATATTCCATACGCTTAGAGCCCTCCGAGACGCAGGTATCAGGGAAACACTCATCCTGTACGGATACCGTGGGGAAGAGATCAGGCGAGAGATAGATGCAGTAGACTGGGCCCCCATGGAGATAGTCTACGAAGAGCAGAAGGAGAGGAAGGGGACTGCTCATGCGGCCGGGCACGTCAGGGGATTTGCAGGAGATGACGAGGTCCTCCTCATGTACGGCGATGTGCTTGTTGGCCCTAAGACCTTTCCCGGGATTATCGATGCACACAAGAGAGGGGCTTTCTCGATGACACTGACAGTGAAAGAGGTTGACGACCCGACGGCATATGGCATTGTTGTCGTTGAGGACGGAAAGGCAACCCAGATAATAGAGAAGCCCAGACAAGAACAACTTGTCAGCAAGCTGGCTAACACCGGAATCTACATTGCTGGCACAGAGCTTTGGGACGCAATTGCCCGCACACCTCTGTCTCAGCGTGGAGAGTATGAGATTACCGATTCGATAAGCATGTTGATCAAGGAGGGCCATGTCGGTGCATATGCCCTTCCTTCATGGTGGATAGATGTGGGAAAGCCGTGGGATCTCCTGAGAGCCAATGAACTGATACTGGAAGCGGTGGACAGAAGGATAGAGGGAGAGGTCGAGGAAGGAGCTGTACTGAAAGGCAAGGTGGTAGTTGAGCAGAAGGCCACGGTGAGAAGCGGCTCATATGTAGAAGGACCTGTGTACATCTCAGAAGAATCGGTGGTGGGACCAAATTGCTATATCCGGCCCCACACGCTTCTGTGTAGGAAGACCAAGGTCGGCAATGCAGTAGAGGTCAAGAACTCCATCATAATGGAGGGGACTTCGATTGGACACCTCTCTTATGTGGGAGACTCGGTAATCGGCCGAAGAGTCAACTTTGGTGCTGGAACGATAACAGCTAACCTCCGCCACGACGACAGACCAATCTCGGTGACCATCAAGGACCAGAGAGTGAGCTCGGGGCGAAGGAAGCTGGGCGCGATCATCGGCGACTCTGTCAAGACCGGCATTGGAACGTCCATAGGCCCAGGTGTCATTATCCATCAAGGCGCACGCACTGGTATCGGCGTGATTGTGGACAGGGACATTGGTCCCAACAAGCTCGTCATTGCAAACCAGCCCAAGACAACTATCGATATCGGACCGGAGACGTGACATAGACCTATTGTCGGGCGTCCGATTCAGGGAGTTCAACACACGCCATAAGACCGGAAGGGGCATTGCGGTCAGATTTGGGTTTGCCTATCCATCTACTTACCGAGCTGGCATCACGAGCCTTGCAACCCATCTGTTCTATTCCATACTGAATGACAGAGAGGACACATCGTGCGAGAGGTACTTCAGATTCGGCGTACAGTCGCCATGTCACTCACTTGAGTCGGGAAGACAACTGCGCGACAACCACATCGTAGGATTCTCGTTGAGCTATGAAGAAGACATAGTAAATGTTGTTCAGATGCTGGAGATGGGTCAGGTCCCCATCGAATCGAGTGAAAGGACGGAAACGGACCCCATTGTAATCATGGGAGGACCAGCCGTGACCGCAAACCCAGAACCATATGCGGACTTCGTGGATGCATTTGTGATTGGGGAGGCAGAC
The sequence above is a segment of the Candidatus Thorarchaeota archaeon genome. Coding sequences within it:
- a CDS encoding MarR family transcriptional regulator, translated to MTEAELREELKEMKLTKSQMIVLDILRTTGRNGVTPKQLLDKVSFAPRTVRYALRKLLKKKLIKRVPCLQDMRQWIYVPA
- a CDS encoding NTP transferase domain-containing protein, which encodes MRKAAILAAGDSTRMLPLSANMPKHLLPVGGSPLIFHTLRALRDAGIRETLILYGYRGEEIRREIDAVDWAPMEIVYEEQKERKGTAHAAGHVRGFAGDDEVLLMYGDVLVGPKTFPGIIDAHKRGAFSMTLTVKEVDDPTAYGIVVVEDGKATQIIEKPRQEQLVSKLANTGIYIAGTELWDAIARTPLSQRGEYEITDSISMLIKEGHVGAYALPSWWIDVGKPWDLLRANELILEAVDRRIEGEVEEGAVLKGKVVVEQKATVRSGSYVEGPVYISEESVVGPNCYIRPHTLLCRKTKVGNAVEVKNSIIMEGTSIGHLSYVGDSVIGRRVNFGAGTITANLRHDDRPISVTIKDQRVSSGRRKLGAIIGDSVKTGIGTSIGPGVIIHQGARTGIGVIVDRDIGPNKLVIANQPKTTIDIGPET